One window from the genome of Nicotiana sylvestris chromosome 9, ASM39365v2, whole genome shotgun sequence encodes:
- the LOC138876869 gene encoding uncharacterized protein — protein MLLQTTYQDKGTQTDESQESKDIFTILTTLSLQMESMGKRLQQLESQQHDYKNAELSQSEDSKLPEVEGDVGKLQKTHNTVALYTAAGTSKQVSKKPHINVNLNTVFDKPFTSKKPREAIVIAPQTSTYANSLHHNKKVYNHITQTYIENIYKIQTFLNLNPRSTTTTDPTQDYVTQKLQGYNRLIAQPKTKANLVKTCYNYGLLSTVYTHDGEEIIGIPELYKAFVTFKRITKGNLFFIKFYTAPAEILYDEIKPIIQVIKIGLTRDMIIPEEIEQQPEIQKMEIPSFYANKRIIGITTIIQELANNYLQGNAIWSYYSRDQLMIYANSKELRQGDMDEVQKWILSLLKPEAQPTTRALKKEFISNELLTRYCKLVRHKYPDHICSKCNGKDNQVPEVQLE, from the coding sequence atgttattgcagactacctatcaagacaaaggtacccaaacagatgaaagccaagaatcaaaagacatatttacaatccttactactctatccttacagatggagagtatgggaaaaagattacaacagctagaaagtcagcagcatgactataaaaatgcggagctaagtcaatcggaagactctaaacttccagaggtagaaggagacgttgggaaactccaaaaaacccataacacagttgctttatatacagctgcaggtacaagcaaacaagttagcaaaaagccacatatcaatgtaaacctaaataccgtatttgataagccatttacatcaaaaaagccaagagaagcaatagttatagccccacaaacttcaacctatgctaatagcctacaccacaacaaaaaggtatataaccatattactcaaacatatattgagaatatatataaaatccagacatttctgaacctaaaccctagatcaacaactactacagatccaacacaagattatgtaacccaaaaactacagggatataataggcttatagcccagccaaaaacaaaagcaaacctagtaaaaacatgttacaactacggactacttagcacagtatatacccatgacggagaagaaataattggaataccagagctatacaaagcatttgtcaccttcaagagaattacaaaaggcaacctattcttcatcaaattctatacagcaccagcggaaatactatatgatgaaataaaacccataatacaggtgataaagataggactaacacgagatatgataataccggaagaaaTAGAgcaacaaccggagatacagaaaatggagataccaagtttctatgccaacaaaagaataattggtataacaactattattcaagaactagctaacaattatctacaaggaaatgctatctggagctattattccagagaccagttaaTGATATATGCCAATTCAaaagaactacgacaaggagatatggatgaagtccaaaaatggattttatcattgctAAAACCAGAAGCACAGCCAACTACAAGAGCCTTGAAGAAGGAATTTATTTCTAATGAGTTAttgacaagatactgcaaactagtgagacacaaatatccagaccacatatgttcgaAATGCAACGGAAAAGATAACCaagtaccagaagtccaactagaataa
- the LOC138876866 gene encoding uncharacterized protein, with protein MLLQTTYQDKGTQTDESQESKDIFTILTTLSLQMESMGKRLQQLESQQHDYKNAELSRSEDSKLPEVEGDVGKLQKTHNTVALYTAAGTSKQVSKKPHINVNLNTVFDKPFTSKKPREAIVIAPQTSTYANSLHHNKKVYNHITQTYIENIYKIQTFLNLNPRSTTTTDPTQDYVTQKLQGYNRLIAQPKTKANLVKTCYNYGLLSTVYTHDGEEIIGIPELYKAFVTFKRITKGNLFFIKFYTAPAEILYDEIKPIIQVIKIGLTRDMIIPEEIEKQPEIQKMEIPSFYANKRIIGIATIIQELANNYLQGNAIWSYYSRDQLMIYANSKELRQGDMDEVQKWILSLLKPEAHPTTRALKKEFISNELLTRYCKLVGHKYPDHICSKCNGEDNQVPEVQL; from the coding sequence atgttattgcagactacctatcaagacaaaggtacccaaacagatgaaagccaagaatcaaaagacatatttacaatccttactactctatccttacagatggagagtatgggaaaaagattacaacagctagaaagtcagcagcatgactataaaaatgcggagctaagtcgatcggaagactctaaacttccagaggtagaaggagacgttgggaaactccaaaaaacccataacacagttgctttatatacagctgcaggtacaagcaaacaagttagcaaaaagccacatatcaatgtaaacctaaataccgtatttgataagccatttacatcaaaaaagccaagagaagcaatagttatagccccacaaacttcaacctatgctaatagcctacaccacaacaaaaaggtatataaccatattactcaaacatatattgagaatatatataaaatccagacatttctgaacctaaaccctagatcaacaactactacagatccaacacaagattatgtaacccaaaaactacagggatataataggcttatagcccagccaaaaacaaaagcaaacctagtaaaaacatgttacaactacggactacttagcacagtatatacccatgacggagaagaaataattggaataccagagctatacaaagcatttgtcaccttcaagagaattacaaaaggcaacctattcttcatcaaattctatacagcaccagcggaaatactatatgatgaaataaaacccataatacaggtgataaagataggactaacacgagatatgataataccagaagagatagagaaacaaccggagatacagaaaatggagataccaagtttctatgccaataaaagaataattggtatagcaactattattcaagaactagctaacaattatctacaaggaaatgctatctggagctattattccagagaccagttaaTGATATATGCCAATTCAaaagaactacgacaaggagatatggatgaagttcaaaaatggattttatcattgctAAAACCAGAAGCACATCCAACTACAAGAGCCTTGAAGAAGGAATTTATTTCTAATGAGTTAttgacaagatactgcaaactagtgggacacaaatatccagaccacatatgttcgaAATGCAACGGAGAAGATAACCaagtaccagaagtccaactataA